The Sphingosinicella humi genome has a window encoding:
- a CDS encoding copper resistance protein B: MKRALLLAAVSVLTLASPAWAQQAGHSGAAPDPHAGHVTQPRANTPAPADSCTPEHAAMGHCTLQPMTAAPPTGDPHAGHEMPADRSVDPHAGHSAEPETLPTDPHAGHGQSSAQQPDPHAGHSMSEPQTQDPHAGHAMPGQSSDPHAGHAMPSMSQTQAPPVAPPPPEAFSGPEHAGTTIFDPELFLRKREEELIREHGGYVTWMVLADQLEYRAQEGRDGYKWDIQGWYGGDYDKLWLKSEGEGEFGHSPEQAEVQALYSRALDPWFNLQAGIRHDFRPNSDRTHLVVGIQGLAPYWFEVDGQLFLSNKGDVTARFEAEYDQRITNKLILQPLVEFDLAAQDIPELGIGSGLSSAEIGARLRYEFVPEFAPYVGVEYERSFGDTARFARAAGEDVGGWSFLVGLRSWF; the protein is encoded by the coding sequence ATGAAGCGCGCACTTCTGCTTGCTGCAGTGTCGGTGCTGACACTCGCGTCACCCGCTTGGGCCCAACAGGCCGGCCATAGCGGTGCGGCCCCCGATCCACATGCGGGTCACGTGACGCAGCCAAGGGCCAATACGCCCGCGCCGGCGGACAGCTGCACGCCCGAGCACGCTGCGATGGGTCACTGCACCCTACAGCCGATGACGGCAGCGCCACCGACTGGCGATCCGCATGCCGGGCATGAGATGCCCGCCGACCGGTCCGTCGATCCGCATGCAGGCCATAGCGCGGAGCCGGAGACCTTACCTACGGATCCTCATGCGGGCCACGGCCAGTCGTCAGCTCAACAGCCGGACCCGCATGCGGGACACAGTATGTCGGAGCCTCAGACGCAGGATCCGCACGCGGGCCATGCGATGCCGGGGCAGTCGTCCGACCCCCATGCCGGTCATGCCATGCCAAGCATGTCGCAAACCCAAGCCCCGCCGGTAGCGCCGCCTCCGCCGGAAGCGTTCTCGGGGCCAGAGCATGCCGGAACCACGATTTTCGATCCGGAGCTGTTCCTCCGCAAACGGGAAGAAGAGCTCATCAGGGAGCATGGCGGCTATGTCACCTGGATGGTCTTGGCCGACCAGCTCGAGTACAGGGCGCAAGAGGGCCGCGATGGTTATAAATGGGATATTCAGGGCTGGTATGGCGGCGACTATGACAAGCTCTGGCTAAAGAGTGAGGGCGAAGGTGAGTTCGGCCATTCTCCCGAGCAGGCCGAGGTCCAAGCCCTTTACAGCCGGGCGCTCGATCCCTGGTTCAATCTCCAGGCCGGTATCCGACATGATTTCCGGCCGAACTCCGATCGGACGCATCTTGTCGTCGGCATCCAAGGGTTGGCGCCTTACTGGTTCGAAGTCGATGGTCAGCTGTTCCTGTCCAACAAGGGCGACGTGACCGCTCGCTTTGAGGCGGAATATGACCAGCGCATTACCAACAAGCTGATCCTCCAGCCGCTGGTTGAGTTCGACCTCGCGGCACAGGATATCCCGGAGCTCGGCATCGGCTCAGGCCTTTCCTCGGCCGAGATAGGTGCGAGGCTGAGATATGAGTTCGTGCCCGAATTCGCTCCTTACGTCGGCGTCGAATATGAGCGCTCTTTTGGGGACACGGCCCGGTTCGCACGCGCGGCCGGCGAAGACGTCGGTGGCTGGAGCTTCCTAGTAGGCCTCCGGAGCTGGTTCTGA
- a CDS encoding copper resistance system multicopper oxidase, whose translation MNQLIERRALLRAGAIGAAGVGLSSLFPAWAQSGSAGLAPTLPTLSGEDIRLKVAHSPFTVGGRTGHAITMNGVLPAPLIRLREGQNVRIHVENTLDEDTSIHWHGFILPFHMDGVPGISFPGILPKTTFTYEFPIVQNGTYWYHSHSGLQEQVGHYGPIVIDPAEPDPVAYDREHVIVLSDWTFLHPHQLFGKLKKQGGYFNRQKQTLSGLVGGDDDLARNMSLSDRLMWGKMRMDPTDIADVTGSTYTYLINGHGPAENWTGLFRPGERVRLRFINASAMSIFNIRIPGLPMTIVQADGQNVRPVETDEFQISVAETYDAIVTPTEDKAFTLVAESIDRSGMGRATLAPRMGMQAPVPPLRPKPLLGMKDMGMGGMDHGAMGHGSMQHGSTSDMNNGASSEAMAGMSHDMRDKSLVPPDVKVGVGVDMIAPMPVDRTGDRPLGLEEVPHRVLTYHDLAPLTAFHDKRQPTRSVDIHLTGNMERFMWSFDGVKLNEGAEPIRFARNERVRVNLINNSMMSHPIHIHGHFFEVVTGMPHGNPVKHTVNVMPGGKASFDLTADAPGDWAFHCHLLYHMHAGMMNVVKVRPMDDEGEVA comes from the coding sequence ATGAATCAGCTTATCGAACGACGCGCGCTGCTGCGCGCGGGCGCGATCGGCGCCGCCGGCGTCGGTCTCTCAAGCCTCTTTCCGGCTTGGGCTCAGAGCGGAAGTGCTGGCCTCGCGCCGACCCTGCCCACACTCTCGGGCGAAGACATCCGCCTGAAGGTTGCGCACAGCCCCTTCACCGTTGGCGGCCGCACCGGCCACGCGATCACGATGAACGGCGTGCTCCCGGCCCCCCTCATTCGCCTGCGCGAAGGACAGAATGTCCGCATCCATGTCGAGAACACGCTCGATGAGGACACGTCCATCCACTGGCACGGCTTCATCCTGCCCTTCCACATGGACGGCGTGCCGGGCATCAGCTTCCCCGGCATTCTGCCGAAGACCACATTCACCTACGAATTCCCGATCGTCCAGAACGGCACCTATTGGTATCACAGCCATTCCGGTCTTCAGGAGCAGGTCGGCCATTACGGCCCGATCGTCATCGATCCCGCCGAGCCCGACCCGGTCGCCTACGACCGCGAGCATGTGATCGTCCTCAGCGACTGGACTTTCCTCCATCCACACCAGCTCTTCGGCAAGCTCAAGAAGCAGGGCGGCTATTTCAACCGTCAGAAGCAAACGCTCTCAGGTCTCGTTGGAGGTGATGACGATCTTGCGCGGAACATGTCTCTTTCAGACAGGCTGATGTGGGGCAAGATGCGTATGGACCCGACCGACATCGCCGACGTCACGGGCTCGACCTACACCTACCTCATCAACGGCCACGGTCCCGCCGAGAACTGGACTGGCCTCTTCCGTCCCGGCGAGCGGGTGCGTCTGCGCTTCATCAACGCCTCGGCCATGTCAATTTTCAACATCCGCATTCCCGGCCTGCCGATGACCATCGTCCAGGCCGACGGCCAGAATGTACGTCCCGTCGAGACTGATGAATTCCAGATATCGGTGGCTGAGACCTATGACGCCATCGTCACGCCGACCGAGGACAAGGCCTTCACCCTCGTCGCGGAATCGATCGACCGCTCAGGCATGGGACGAGCAACCCTGGCGCCGCGCATGGGCATGCAGGCGCCGGTCCCTCCGCTGCGTCCAAAGCCCCTCCTCGGCATGAAGGACATGGGCATGGGCGGCATGGACCATGGAGCGATGGGCCACGGCTCGATGCAGCACGGCTCCACCTCAGATATGAACAACGGGGCCTCCAGCGAGGCGATGGCCGGCATGAGTCATGACATGCGGGACAAGTCGCTGGTCCCGCCGGATGTGAAGGTGGGCGTTGGCGTCGACATGATTGCGCCGATGCCGGTCGACCGCACCGGCGACCGACCCCTCGGGCTTGAGGAGGTGCCGCACCGAGTCCTCACCTATCACGATCTCGCCCCGCTGACGGCCTTCCACGACAAGCGCCAGCCGACCCGCAGCGTCGACATCCACCTCACCGGCAACATGGAGCGTTTCATGTGGTCGTTCGACGGGGTGAAGCTCAACGAAGGCGCCGAGCCGATCCGCTTCGCCCGCAACGAACGTGTTCGGGTTAACCTCATCAACAATAGCATGATGAGTCACCCCATCCACATACACGGCCATTTCTTCGAGGTCGTGACGGGGATGCCGCACGGCAATCCGGTCAAGCACACGGTGAACGTCATGCCCGGCGGCAAGGCGAGCTTCGATCTTACCGCCGACGCCCCCGGCGACTGGGCGTTCCACTGCCACCTCCTCTACCACATGCATGCCGGCATGATGAACGTGGTCAAGGTCCGGCCCATGGATGATGAAGGAGAGGTCGCATGA
- a CDS encoding copper resistance system multicopper oxidase — MADFVDRRKLLQAGALGAASLSLSGLFPSWARSGTQGVLRDPKALSGDNIALTIGPAPFSVGGRTGRAITVNGTLPSPLIRLREGETFRVAVTNTVEGEDASIHWHGVLVPFQMDGVPGVSFPGIKPGETFVYKFPIRHSGTFWYHSHSNFHLALGQVGPLIFDPAGPDPVEYDREHVIVLSDWSFMHPHTMIAKLKKAEGYFNYQKQTLAGLLRDGDPEQMMPLKDRLMWGRMRMDPTDIADVTGSTYTYLVNGHGPDENWTGLFRPGERVRLRFINASAMSIFNVRIPGLPITVVQADGNNVRPVTVDEFMISVAETYDVIVQPMEDRAFTIVAESTDRSGIGRGTLAPRLGMSAEVPPLRPRPTLGMDDMGMAGMSHGSMGGMSSGSMAGMDHGAMGTGQGAGDAMSGMDMGSMDMGGMNMRDESLAPPDMKVGVGVDMIAMNPQDSAGKPPLGLENVGHRVLVYTDLVALEPNPDPRQPTRSMEIHLTGNMERFMWSFDGRKFSSIVEPIRFARDERVRVTLVNDTMMQHPIHLHGHFFDVVNGHPGHYPRKHTVNVLPGTKISFDLTADNPGDWAFHCHLDFHMHAGMFNVVTVRPLDGEAA, encoded by the coding sequence ATGGCTGACTTCGTGGACCGGCGTAAACTGCTGCAAGCCGGGGCGTTGGGAGCCGCGAGTCTTAGTCTCTCCGGCCTTTTCCCCTCCTGGGCTCGAAGCGGCACCCAAGGGGTCTTACGAGATCCTAAAGCCCTCTCAGGCGACAATATCGCTCTCACCATAGGTCCGGCACCCTTCTCCGTCGGCGGCAGGACCGGCCGTGCCATCACTGTCAACGGAACGCTTCCTTCGCCGCTCATCCGCCTTCGCGAAGGAGAAACCTTCCGGGTCGCGGTTACGAACACCGTCGAAGGCGAAGACGCATCCATCCATTGGCACGGTGTGCTAGTGCCATTTCAGATGGATGGCGTTCCCGGCGTGAGCTTTCCCGGCATCAAGCCAGGCGAGACGTTCGTCTATAAGTTTCCCATCCGGCATTCCGGCACCTTCTGGTACCACAGCCACTCGAATTTTCACCTCGCGCTCGGTCAAGTCGGACCTTTGATCTTCGATCCTGCCGGCCCCGATCCGGTGGAATATGATCGCGAGCACGTGATCGTGCTCTCCGATTGGAGCTTCATGCATCCGCACACGATGATTGCCAAGCTCAAGAAGGCGGAGGGTTATTTCAACTATCAGAAGCAGACACTAGCTGGCCTGCTTCGCGATGGCGATCCCGAGCAGATGATGCCGCTCAAGGATCGGTTGATGTGGGGGCGGATGCGCATGGATCCCACCGACATCGCAGATGTGACTGGCTCCACCTACACCTATCTCGTCAACGGGCATGGACCCGATGAAAACTGGACCGGCCTCTTTCGTCCAGGCGAACGAGTGCGCCTGCGCTTCATCAACGCCTCGGCAATGTCGATCTTCAATGTCCGCATCCCTGGTCTGCCGATCACTGTGGTGCAGGCCGATGGCAATAATGTTCGGCCAGTTACGGTCGACGAATTCATGATCTCCGTTGCGGAAACCTATGATGTGATCGTTCAGCCCATGGAGGACAGGGCTTTCACCATAGTCGCGGAGTCCACCGACCGGTCCGGAATTGGCCGGGGAACACTGGCGCCGCGCCTGGGAATGTCCGCCGAGGTGCCGCCGCTTCGCCCCCGGCCGACGCTCGGCATGGACGATATGGGAATGGCCGGAATGTCGCACGGATCGATGGGCGGCATGAGTTCCGGGTCCATGGCCGGGATGGACCATGGTGCGATGGGCACGGGTCAGGGCGCTGGCGACGCCATGAGTGGCATGGACATGGGGTCGATGGACATGGGCGGCATGAACATGCGGGATGAATCCTTGGCTCCGCCCGACATGAAGGTCGGAGTGGGCGTCGACATGATCGCGATGAACCCTCAGGATTCAGCGGGAAAACCTCCGCTTGGTCTCGAAAATGTGGGGCATAGGGTGCTCGTCTACACCGACCTCGTCGCGCTCGAGCCGAACCCCGATCCTCGTCAGCCGACGCGTTCGATGGAAATCCATCTCACCGGCAACATGGAGCGCTTCATGTGGTCGTTCGACGGCCGCAAGTTCAGTTCGATCGTGGAGCCAATCCGCTTTGCTCGCGATGAGCGTGTCCGGGTGACGCTGGTGAATGACACGATGATGCAGCACCCGATCCATCTCCACGGGCACTTCTTCGACGTGGTGAACGGTCACCCCGGGCATTATCCAAGGAAGCATACCGTCAATGTTCTGCCGGGCACCAAAATCAGCTTCGATCTGACGGCGGACAATCCCGGTGATTGGGCGTTTCACTGCCATCTCGACTTTCACATGCATGCGGGGATGTTCAACGTCGTCACCGTTCGCCCCCTGGACGGAGAAGCGGCATGA